The proteins below are encoded in one region of Knoellia sp. S7-12:
- a CDS encoding SIS domain-containing protein: MTFLEQEIATQPDDWAAVVRRLPEVADLLPKPGERVATIGCGTSWFMGQAYAVLRESLGQGVTDAFAASEHQLARGYDRVVVITRSGTTSEVIEVVEQLKAAGTPHVALVATAGTAVAESAESTILLPEVDEQSVVQTRFATTVLALLRASLGESLDQAIADARAVLAEPDDTAYAGFFDAEQVTFLGRGWTNGLANEAGLKLRESVQFWAESYAAMEYRHGPISIAAPGRATWAIGEVPEGLAQQVRATGAHFEHRDIDPMAELVRLHRYCLARAVAAGINPDEPRNLTRSIILEDATAAG, translated from the coding sequence ATGACGTTTCTCGAGCAGGAGATCGCCACCCAACCCGACGACTGGGCAGCGGTCGTCCGGCGACTGCCCGAGGTCGCCGACCTCCTGCCCAAACCGGGTGAGCGCGTCGCGACCATCGGCTGCGGCACATCGTGGTTCATGGGTCAGGCATATGCCGTCCTGCGGGAGTCCCTCGGTCAGGGCGTCACGGACGCCTTCGCCGCGAGCGAGCACCAGTTGGCGCGCGGCTATGACCGCGTTGTCGTCATCACCCGGTCCGGCACGACCAGCGAGGTCATCGAGGTCGTCGAGCAGCTCAAGGCCGCAGGCACGCCCCACGTCGCCCTCGTCGCCACGGCCGGCACCGCCGTCGCCGAATCGGCCGAGTCGACGATCCTCCTGCCCGAGGTCGACGAGCAGTCGGTCGTCCAAACCCGTTTCGCCACAACCGTTCTCGCGCTCCTGCGTGCCTCGCTCGGGGAATCCCTCGATCAGGCGATCGCCGACGCACGTGCGGTGCTCGCGGAACCGGACGACACGGCATACGCCGGCTTCTTCGACGCGGAGCAGGTGACCTTCCTCGGCCGCGGCTGGACCAACGGGCTCGCCAACGAGGCGGGCCTCAAGCTGCGTGAGTCCGTGCAGTTCTGGGCCGAGTCCTACGCCGCGATGGAATACCGCCACGGCCCCATCAGCATCGCCGCTCCTGGCCGCGCCACGTGGGCCATCGGGGAGGTGCCCGAGGGCCTTGCCCAGCAGGTCCGCGCGACCGGTGCGCACTTCGAGCACCGTGACATCGATCCGATGGCCGAGCTCGTGCGCCTGCACCGCTATTGCCTCGCGCGCGCTGTCGCTGCCGGCATCAACCCGGATGAGCCGCGCAATCTCACCCGATCGATCATCCTCGAAGACGCGACCGCCGCCGGCTGA
- a CDS encoding carbohydrate ABC transporter permease: MSTTENSTDHTTDIPSNSNGKTKDPSDNVAVSKGERTVSVASHLVLSLWTVIVVLPLVWVFLSSWKTTSEIFQSPLSLPKEWSFDNYVRAWTDSNIGDYMLNSVIVVTSALVIVMVLGSAAAYSLARYPFPGSGIVYYLILAGLTFPVFLAIVPLFFVLKNTGLLNTLPGLIATYVAFAFPFTVFFLFPFFRALPQEIAEAAELDGAGEWRTFFQVMLPMARPGIVAISIFNFLGLWNQFLLPVALNTNEENYVLSQGMARFASQAGYAVDFGQLFAAVVITIVPVLVVYIVSQRQLQGSLSQGTLK, encoded by the coding sequence ATGAGCACCACCGAGAACTCCACCGACCACACCACGGACATCCCCAGCAACAGCAACGGCAAGACCAAGGACCCGAGCGACAACGTCGCCGTGTCCAAGGGAGAACGCACGGTCTCCGTGGCGTCGCACCTCGTCCTGTCGCTCTGGACCGTCATCGTCGTGCTTCCGCTCGTCTGGGTCTTCCTGTCGTCCTGGAAGACGACCAGTGAGATCTTCCAGTCGCCGCTGTCGCTGCCCAAGGAGTGGTCCTTCGACAACTACGTGCGTGCGTGGACCGACTCGAACATCGGCGACTACATGCTCAACTCCGTCATCGTCGTGACGTCCGCGCTCGTCATCGTCATGGTCCTGGGATCGGCGGCGGCCTACTCGCTGGCTCGCTACCCCTTCCCCGGCAGCGGCATCGTCTACTACCTCATCCTCGCGGGTCTGACCTTCCCCGTCTTCCTCGCGATCGTGCCGCTGTTCTTCGTCCTGAAGAACACCGGACTCCTCAACACCCTGCCGGGCCTCATCGCGACCTACGTCGCGTTCGCCTTCCCCTTCACGGTGTTCTTCCTCTTTCCGTTCTTCCGTGCGCTGCCACAGGAGATCGCCGAGGCCGCCGAACTCGACGGGGCCGGTGAGTGGCGCACCTTCTTCCAGGTGATGCTGCCCATGGCTCGCCCGGGGATCGTCGCCATCTCGATCTTCAACTTCCTCGGCCTGTGGAACCAGTTCCTCCTGCCGGTGGCCCTCAACACCAATGAGGAGAACTACGTCCTCTCGCAGGGGATGGCCCGCTTCGCTTCACAGGCTGGGTATGCCGTGGACTTCGGCCAGCTCTTCGCGGCCGTGGTCATCACCATCGTCCCGGTCCTGGTGGTCTACATCGTCTCGCAGCGTCAACTGCAGGGATCGCTCTCGCAAGGCACCCTCAAGTAG
- a CDS encoding class II fructose-bisphosphate aldolase — protein MTLSPLAPLLAEARTAGRALAAFNVIQIEHAEAYAAAAERSSLPVVMQISENCVRYHGSLRPIAAATLAIAQACSQPVVVHLDHAEDVALVDEAVRLGLTSVMFDGSKLSDDANRETTRRVVDQCHAAGISVEAELGEVGGKDGVHAPGVRTDPGDAARFVAETGVDALAVAVGSSHAMTERSAVLDIDLIAAIAAQVPMPLVLHGSSGVPDDGLVSAVAAGMTKVNIATHLNQVWTVAMVRRLEQSPTVDTRKYIGAARDAVTDEAERLLRLLANT, from the coding sequence ATGACGCTCTCACCGCTGGCGCCGCTTCTGGCCGAGGCACGCACCGCAGGTCGCGCCCTCGCGGCGTTCAACGTCATTCAGATCGAACATGCAGAGGCGTATGCCGCTGCGGCAGAGCGCTCTTCGCTGCCAGTCGTCATGCAGATCAGTGAGAACTGCGTGCGCTACCACGGGTCGCTGCGGCCGATCGCGGCCGCGACCCTGGCCATCGCGCAGGCCTGCTCGCAACCCGTCGTCGTGCACCTCGATCACGCCGAGGACGTGGCCCTCGTGGACGAAGCAGTGCGTCTCGGGCTCACCTCGGTGATGTTCGACGGCTCCAAGCTCTCCGACGACGCCAACCGCGAGACGACCCGGCGCGTGGTCGATCAGTGCCACGCGGCAGGGATCAGCGTCGAGGCCGAACTCGGCGAGGTCGGCGGCAAGGACGGTGTGCACGCGCCGGGTGTGCGCACCGACCCGGGCGACGCCGCACGGTTCGTGGCCGAGACTGGCGTGGACGCCCTTGCCGTGGCCGTGGGCAGCTCGCACGCCATGACCGAACGCAGCGCCGTCCTCGACATCGACCTCATCGCGGCAATCGCGGCGCAGGTGCCGATGCCGTTGGTGCTGCACGGTTCGAGCGGCGTGCCCGATGACGGGCTCGTGTCCGCGGTGGCCGCCGGCATGACCAAGGTCAACATCGCAACCCACCTCAACCAGGTGTGGACGGTGGCGATGGTCCGCCGGCTGGAGCAGTCACCGACGGTCGACACGCGCAAATACATCGGGGCGGCCCGGGACGCCGTCACCGACGAGGCCGAACGCCTCCTGCGACTCCTCGCCAACACCTAG
- a CDS encoding N-acetylglucosamine-6-phosphate deacetylase encodes MNPADLVDLHCHGALGHEFGRDGSGSAAAAAHHRTAGIGTLVASLVSGTPDTLVAQVATLAPLVASGELAGIHLEGPFLSQERRGAHDPSVLTDPDLALVETLAATCAEAGVPDALVQWTFAPERSGSGELISALARHGILPAVGHTDASASVVTSSLASIADACGRPPLVTHLFNGMPAFHHRAGGPVAAALAAAGRGDCVVELIADGVHLAPDVVRMVFETVGPQQIALVSDAMAATGLGDGSYAIGTLEVEVAAGVARLADGGSGRGSIAGSTSTLADCVRWAVDVVGLPEADVLTAASTTPASVLAR; translated from the coding sequence ATGAACCCCGCAGACCTGGTTGACCTGCACTGCCACGGCGCCCTGGGCCACGAGTTCGGGCGCGATGGCTCCGGGTCGGCTGCTGCGGCCGCGCACCACCGGACCGCCGGCATCGGCACTCTCGTCGCCTCGCTCGTCTCGGGGACTCCCGACACCCTCGTCGCCCAGGTCGCGACGTTGGCACCGCTCGTGGCGTCGGGTGAACTGGCCGGGATCCACCTCGAGGGTCCCTTCCTCTCGCAGGAGCGCCGGGGGGCCCACGACCCCTCGGTCCTCACCGATCCGGACCTGGCCCTCGTCGAGACCCTAGCCGCGACGTGTGCCGAGGCGGGCGTCCCGGATGCGTTGGTGCAGTGGACGTTTGCGCCTGAACGCTCCGGCTCCGGTGAGCTGATCTCGGCGCTGGCGCGACACGGCATACTCCCCGCTGTTGGCCACACGGACGCTTCCGCGTCCGTGGTGACGTCGTCGCTGGCATCGATCGCCGACGCCTGTGGTCGCCCACCGCTCGTCACACACCTCTTCAACGGTATGCCGGCCTTCCACCATCGCGCGGGCGGTCCCGTTGCCGCGGCCCTCGCTGCTGCGGGACGGGGCGACTGCGTCGTCGAGCTCATCGCCGACGGCGTGCACCTGGCCCCCGACGTGGTGCGCATGGTCTTCGAAACCGTTGGGCCACAGCAGATCGCGCTCGTCTCCGATGCGATGGCGGCCACGGGGCTGGGTGATGGCTCCTACGCCATCGGCACCCTCGAGGTCGAGGTTGCCGCTGGCGTCGCGCGGCTCGCCGACGGCGGCTCGGGCCGGGGGTCGATCGCCGGCTCGACGTCGACGCTCGCCGACTGCGTGCGCTGGGCCGTCGACGTCGTGGGCCTGCCCGAAGCCGACGTCCTCACGGCCGCGTCAACGACACCGGCCTCGGTCCTTGCTCGCTGA
- a CDS encoding DeoR/GlpR family DNA-binding transcription regulator has protein sequence MSSRTDAAREAPRQRASRLSAILDLLATEGRLSVTDAAAHLDVSEATIRRDFAELSRRQLVTRNHGGVVATSVAYELPYRYRSSQNDSGLDRIAAAAVALVEPGAVVAMNGGTTTTTVARSLTAREDLSSRGLTLVTSALNIAVEAVLRPHVRCVCLGGIPRPESYEVTGPLATAGLSQLWIDVAILGVNGLSAREGATCHHEDEAAVSRLMVERARDVIVVAAESKLGERAFTEICDASQITHIVTTADRKDPRVAELRESGATVHCV, from the coding sequence ATGTCTTCCCGCACCGATGCGGCCCGCGAAGCACCACGCCAGCGCGCCTCCCGCCTCTCGGCGATCCTCGACCTGCTCGCCACCGAAGGGCGGCTCAGCGTGACCGACGCGGCCGCCCACCTCGACGTCTCCGAGGCGACGATCCGACGCGACTTCGCCGAGCTCTCCCGGCGCCAGCTCGTCACCCGCAACCACGGTGGCGTGGTCGCGACGTCGGTGGCCTATGAGTTGCCCTATCGCTATCGCTCGAGCCAGAACGACTCCGGCCTCGACCGCATCGCGGCGGCGGCGGTGGCCCTCGTCGAGCCGGGCGCCGTTGTCGCCATGAATGGTGGGACCACGACGACGACCGTCGCGCGCAGTCTCACCGCGCGCGAGGACCTCAGTTCGCGCGGCCTCACGCTGGTCACGAGCGCGCTCAACATCGCGGTGGAGGCCGTCCTGCGCCCGCACGTGCGTTGCGTCTGCCTCGGTGGCATCCCTCGGCCCGAGTCCTACGAGGTGACCGGACCGTTGGCCACCGCCGGGCTGAGCCAGCTGTGGATCGACGTCGCCATCCTCGGCGTCAACGGTCTGTCGGCCCGTGAGGGTGCGACATGCCACCACGAGGACGAAGCCGCTGTGTCGCGGCTGATGGTGGAGCGAGCACGTGACGTCATCGTCGTGGCTGCCGAGTCCAAGCTCGGCGAGCGCGCGTTCACCGAGATCTGTGACGCCTCGCAGATCACCCACATCGTGACGACGGCCGACCGCAAGGACCCGCGCGTCGCCGAGCTGCGGGAGAGCGGCGCCACCGTCCACTGCGTCTGA
- a CDS encoding sugar ABC transporter permease has translation MTAVIPPTTATVTKKPRRRRMPLARKGFLLVTLGIPFAFYTMFVLWPFAQAFIYSLTNWSGFSDTFDFIGFANYQALLKDDIFLKAVRNNLFLALVVPFTTIVLALALATMVTVGGAGTGAVRGLSRSSLYRIVSFFPYTIPAIVIGLVWAQMFDPSAGLVNGVLTSLGLDRFESFAWLGEVSTAMPVTMFVIIWGFVGFYMVLFIAAIKGIPAELYDAARVDGAGRVRMTMMVTLPMVRETIQTAYIYLGILALDAFVYMAALNASGGPQNSTLTITQDLFNTAFKKGQFGLASAMGVVLAVLTLLFAATVFLVNRLTGGKDR, from the coding sequence ATGACCGCAGTGATCCCCCCCACCACGGCGACCGTGACGAAGAAGCCACGACGCCGGCGTATGCCGTTGGCGCGCAAGGGCTTCCTCCTCGTCACCCTCGGCATCCCCTTTGCCTTCTACACGATGTTCGTGCTGTGGCCGTTCGCCCAGGCGTTCATCTACTCGCTGACGAACTGGAGCGGGTTCAGCGACACCTTCGACTTCATCGGGTTCGCGAACTATCAGGCTTTGCTCAAGGACGACATCTTCCTCAAGGCCGTCCGCAACAACCTGTTCCTCGCCCTGGTCGTCCCCTTCACGACGATCGTGCTTGCCCTCGCCCTGGCCACCATGGTCACCGTCGGCGGTGCCGGCACCGGTGCCGTCCGCGGTCTCAGCCGCTCGTCCCTCTACCGGATCGTGTCGTTCTTCCCCTACACGATCCCCGCGATCGTCATCGGCCTCGTGTGGGCGCAGATGTTCGACCCGTCGGCGGGGCTGGTCAATGGCGTTCTCACCTCGCTCGGGTTGGACAGGTTCGAGTCCTTCGCCTGGCTCGGCGAGGTCTCGACGGCCATGCCGGTGACGATGTTCGTCATCATCTGGGGCTTCGTCGGCTTCTACATGGTGCTGTTCATCGCGGCCATCAAGGGCATTCCTGCTGAGCTCTATGACGCCGCCCGCGTCGATGGGGCCGGGCGGGTGCGGATGACGATGATGGTCACGCTGCCGATGGTGCGCGAGACCATCCAGACCGCCTACATCTACCTCGGCATCCTCGCGCTCGACGCCTTCGTCTACATGGCAGCCCTCAACGCGAGTGGCGGCCCACAGAACTCCACCCTGACGATCACCCAGGACCTGTTCAACACCGCCTTCAAGAAGGGTCAGTTCGGCCTGGCGAGCGCCATGGGCGTCGTGCTGGCGGTCTTGACACTGCTGTTCGCCGCCACCGTCTTCCTCGTCAACCGCCTCACCGGTGGGAAGGACCGCTGA
- a CDS encoding glutathione peroxidase, with amino-acid sequence MTAQTFSDFSATTLEGQPQDLSAYAGQVVLVVNTASECGFTPQFEGLEKLWQAHKDEGLVVLGFPCNQFGGQEPGEAEEIGAFCQRNYGVTFPMFDKVEVNGDDAHPIFQWLRKEKGGLLGSKIKWNFTKFLVGRDGQVIDRYAPTAKPESLTGDIEKALAAS; translated from the coding sequence ATGACTGCACAGACCTTCTCCGACTTCTCCGCGACCACCCTCGAGGGGCAGCCCCAGGACCTGAGTGCCTATGCCGGCCAGGTCGTCCTCGTCGTGAACACCGCCTCCGAGTGCGGCTTCACCCCGCAGTTCGAAGGACTTGAGAAGCTCTGGCAGGCGCACAAGGACGAGGGCCTCGTCGTCCTCGGCTTCCCGTGCAACCAGTTCGGCGGTCAGGAGCCCGGTGAGGCTGAGGAGATCGGCGCCTTCTGCCAGCGCAACTACGGCGTGACCTTCCCGATGTTCGACAAGGTCGAGGTCAACGGCGACGACGCGCACCCGATCTTCCAGTGGCTGCGCAAGGAGAAGGGTGGTCTTCTCGGCAGCAAGATCAAGTGGAACTTCACCAAGTTCCTCGTCGGTCGCGACGGCCAGGTCATCGACCGCTACGCCCCCACCGCCAAGCCCGAGTCCCTCACCGGCGACATCGAGAAGGCCCTCGCCGCGAGCTGA
- a CDS encoding PfkB family carbohydrate kinase, with protein sequence MIFTLTPNPAIDITYAVPRLHVGESHRVSITGTHAGGKGLNVAGVLACMSVEHIAIAAVGERHLGFFAEDAAQRGIRLRAVESSVITRRSVAIFSSDGLATVLNEQGSPQPPEVWDELTGIVRSSCRPGDVFTVSGSLPPSTPDDAIVNLCTVAAEAGAELVVDGRGRWVTQVLETIPALVKPNESEAASMTGIVDPLQAAHALVDAGAWGALVSRGAAGLILVTATGRVIEARPRTPGGGNATGAGDALTAAISAGLHGTPRDEVDWPEVLRVGVAWSAAAVRQTVAGVVDRADVESLLDDVDIIEH encoded by the coding sequence CAACCCGGCGATCGACATCACGTATGCCGTGCCGAGACTTCACGTCGGCGAGAGCCACCGCGTGTCCATCACGGGAACCCACGCGGGAGGCAAGGGCCTCAACGTCGCCGGAGTGCTGGCCTGCATGAGCGTGGAACACATCGCCATCGCGGCGGTCGGAGAGCGACACCTCGGGTTCTTTGCCGAGGACGCTGCCCAGCGAGGTATTCGACTGCGAGCCGTCGAATCGTCCGTCATCACTCGGCGTTCCGTCGCGATCTTCAGCTCAGACGGTCTTGCCACAGTCCTCAACGAACAGGGGTCCCCGCAGCCGCCTGAGGTCTGGGACGAGCTGACCGGCATCGTGCGCAGCAGTTGCCGACCCGGTGACGTCTTCACTGTCTCGGGCAGCCTGCCGCCCTCGACTCCGGACGACGCCATCGTGAACCTCTGCACCGTGGCAGCTGAGGCTGGAGCCGAACTCGTCGTGGATGGGCGGGGTCGTTGGGTGACTCAGGTCCTGGAGACGATCCCGGCCCTCGTGAAGCCCAACGAGTCCGAGGCCGCGTCCATGACCGGCATCGTCGACCCGCTTCAGGCGGCTCACGCGCTCGTCGACGCAGGGGCCTGGGGCGCACTCGTCTCGCGCGGTGCCGCCGGACTCATCCTCGTCACGGCGACCGGACGGGTCATCGAGGCGCGACCGCGGACGCCGGGTGGAGGCAACGCCACCGGCGCGGGGGACGCGCTGACTGCCGCGATCTCGGCTGGCCTCCATGGCACGCCGCGCGACGAGGTCGACTGGCCGGAGGTGCTGCGAGTTGGTGTGGCCTGGTCGGCAGCGGCGGTCCGTCAGACGGTCGCAGGTGTCGTGGACCGGGCCGACGTCGAGAGCCTCCTCGACGACGTCGACATTATCGAGCACTGA